The following proteins are encoded in a genomic region of Cyclonatronum proteinivorum:
- the lipA gene encoding lipoyl synthase yields MSCATQASAAQTFSSKNSAVAGRRPEWLRVKLPSGPKFKEVSDTIRTHSLNTVCAEARCPNMGECWGAGTATFMILGDVCTRSCGFCAIKTGRPVQGLDWDEPNRVANAAKLMGLKHVVITSVNRDERKDGGAPIFAETIKRLREEIPGVTVEVLIPDFRGVWDALEYVIEARPEVLNHNLETVPRLYKQVRPQARYDRSLELLKICHDRGLRTKTGIMVGLGETPAEVFEVMDDLVDAELNVMTIGQYMQPTKMHLDVQEWVHPDVFATYKEIGEAKGIEHVESGPLVRSSYHAERHL; encoded by the coding sequence ATGAGTTGCGCAACACAGGCCTCAGCCGCCCAAACTTTCTCATCCAAAAACAGCGCAGTAGCCGGACGCCGTCCGGAGTGGCTGCGCGTGAAACTTCCTTCAGGACCCAAGTTTAAGGAAGTCAGCGACACCATTCGCACGCATTCTCTCAACACCGTTTGTGCGGAAGCCCGCTGCCCCAACATGGGCGAGTGCTGGGGCGCCGGCACAGCGACCTTCATGATCCTCGGCGATGTGTGCACCCGCTCCTGCGGGTTCTGCGCCATCAAAACCGGACGTCCCGTGCAGGGCCTCGACTGGGATGAACCCAATCGTGTGGCCAATGCCGCCAAGCTGATGGGCCTGAAACACGTCGTCATCACCTCTGTAAACCGCGACGAGCGCAAGGACGGCGGTGCCCCCATCTTCGCAGAAACCATCAAACGGTTGCGGGAAGAAATTCCGGGCGTTACCGTGGAAGTCCTCATCCCTGACTTCCGTGGCGTTTGGGACGCCCTCGAGTACGTGATCGAAGCCCGGCCCGAAGTGCTTAACCACAACCTCGAAACGGTACCCCGCCTCTACAAACAGGTGCGTCCGCAGGCCCGCTACGACCGCTCTCTCGAGCTCCTCAAAATCTGCCATGACCGCGGGCTGCGTACCAAGACCGGCATCATGGTCGGCCTCGGCGAAACCCCTGCCGAAGTCTTTGAAGTGATGGACGACCTCGTGGACGCCGAGCTGAACGTGATGACCATCGGGCAGTACATGCAGCCCACGAAAATGCACCTCGATGTACAGGAGTGGGTGCACCCCGATGTGTTTGCGACCTACAAGGAAATCGGGGAAGCCAAAGGCATTGAGCACGTGGAAAGCGGACCGCTTGTGCGCTCCTCGTATCATGCCGAGCGCCATCTCTGA
- the lipB gene encoding lipoyl(octanoyl) transferase LipB, which produces MTAIPISDPSPKRTVFFQDLGFRPYAPVWDLQKKLQQELIDRKISREMSVQRNDAALGGYLLFVEHPHVYTLGKSGSPHHLLASPDFLAQIQAEFVPIDRGGDITYHGPGQLVGYPILDLDLFFTDIGRYLRTLEEAVIRLLAGFGIEAGREAGYTGVWVNGAKICAMGLKCSRWVTMHGFALNVNTDLSYFSHIVPCGIADKPVTSMQNLLGHVVDPQQVKHQMRAQISQLFGIRLQDGLPVQV; this is translated from the coding sequence ATGACTGCGATCCCAATCTCTGACCCGTCACCGAAGCGCACCGTTTTCTTCCAGGACCTCGGGTTTCGGCCTTATGCCCCGGTGTGGGACCTTCAGAAAAAACTGCAACAGGAGCTGATCGACCGCAAAATCAGCCGGGAAATGTCGGTGCAACGAAATGACGCTGCCCTTGGCGGCTATCTGTTGTTTGTTGAGCACCCGCATGTGTACACCCTTGGCAAAAGCGGCAGTCCGCACCATTTGCTGGCTTCGCCCGATTTCCTGGCACAGATTCAGGCCGAGTTTGTGCCCATCGACCGCGGGGGCGACATCACCTATCACGGACCGGGGCAGCTCGTCGGCTACCCGATTCTGGACCTCGACCTGTTTTTCACCGACATCGGGCGCTATCTTCGCACCCTCGAAGAAGCCGTAATCCGATTGCTTGCCGGCTTCGGCATTGAAGCGGGCCGCGAAGCCGGATATACCGGTGTGTGGGTAAACGGCGCCAAAATCTGTGCCATGGGCCTGAAGTGCTCCCGCTGGGTAACCATGCACGGATTTGCGCTGAATGTAAACACCGACCTCTCGTATTTCAGCCATATTGTGCCCTGCGGCATAGCCGATAAACCGGTTACGAGCATGCAGAATTTGCTGGGCCATGTGGTTGACCCGCAGCAAGTAAAGCACCAAATGAGAGCGCAGATCAGTCAGCTTTTCGGGATCAGGCTGCAGGATGGTCTGCCTGTGCAGGTGTAA
- a CDS encoding sodium:solute symporter family protein: MNVFFWVVLGYLILLMSVSIVKSFAIKSQEDFMVAGRSVPTYKLVATLLCTWIGSGSLLAGAGLAAQVGLSELWMAAGAWIGIILVFFLAGRVRRISQYTVPDILELRYNKWARILGTIVIVIAYTTIVGYQFRGGAFVLELVAGVPQWQGVLLTAAFIILFTAFAGMLSIVSVDIINGTIITFAVLLAVPLVFFNLGGMEYVSTELDPSLFTVFGDHNFLWAMGVFLPTFLLLMGESNMYQKFFSARNETAAKHAVIWWVIGTIVVETAIATLAILAFSHFNSLSPDSLYHLAVENSEQIILHTARFGTEVGIPIAGGLLLICAAVAIITSTGNSFLLAPSTNITRDIYQRFVNPQASEKRIVVFQRITVLVLGVCAYFMLTQFDTILAMAFTAYTMIGAGLTPALLAAFLWKRVTTAGGVASIATGMAVTLLITVLNSVLAEPLLDTAYIVLPSAGASILALIVVSLLTQPDPEEKWRPFYTESGTLEDAIEEQQLK; the protein is encoded by the coding sequence ATGAATGTGTTTTTCTGGGTCGTGCTCGGCTATCTGATTCTGCTGATGTCGGTTTCCATCGTGAAAAGCTTCGCAATTAAGAGTCAGGAAGACTTCATGGTCGCCGGGCGCTCGGTGCCGACCTACAAACTCGTAGCAACGCTGCTCTGCACCTGGATCGGCTCCGGAAGCCTGCTCGCCGGTGCCGGACTCGCCGCGCAGGTGGGCCTCTCCGAGCTGTGGATGGCAGCCGGGGCCTGGATTGGCATCATTCTCGTTTTCTTTCTGGCGGGACGGGTCCGCCGCATTTCGCAATACACCGTGCCCGACATCCTTGAGCTGCGCTACAACAAATGGGCGCGCATCCTCGGCACCATCGTGATCGTGATTGCCTACACGACCATTGTGGGCTATCAGTTCCGGGGCGGCGCTTTCGTGCTGGAGCTGGTCGCCGGGGTACCGCAGTGGCAGGGCGTGCTGCTTACCGCGGCCTTCATCATTCTCTTCACGGCCTTTGCGGGCATGCTCTCCATTGTCTCGGTCGATATCATCAACGGGACCATCATCACCTTTGCCGTTCTGCTTGCGGTGCCCCTGGTGTTTTTTAACCTCGGCGGGATGGAGTACGTGAGTACCGAGCTTGATCCCAGCCTGTTCACTGTTTTCGGCGATCACAACTTTCTCTGGGCGATGGGCGTGTTCCTGCCCACTTTTCTGCTGCTGATGGGCGAGTCGAACATGTACCAGAAGTTTTTCTCCGCCCGCAACGAGACCGCCGCCAAACACGCCGTAATCTGGTGGGTGATCGGCACCATCGTGGTAGAGACCGCCATCGCGACCCTCGCGATTCTCGCGTTCAGCCACTTCAACAGCCTGAGTCCGGACTCCCTCTATCACCTCGCGGTGGAGAACTCCGAACAGATCATCCTGCACACGGCCCGTTTCGGTACGGAAGTCGGCATCCCGATTGCGGGTGGACTGCTGCTGATTTGCGCGGCTGTTGCCATCATCACCTCGACCGGCAACAGCTTTTTGCTGGCCCCTTCAACCAACATCACCCGCGACATTTATCAGCGCTTTGTCAACCCACAGGCCTCCGAGAAGCGGATTGTCGTATTTCAGCGCATCACCGTGCTTGTGCTGGGTGTGTGTGCCTACTTCATGCTCACGCAGTTCGATACCATTCTCGCGATGGCCTTCACAGCCTACACCATGATCGGGGCGGGTCTTACACCCGCGCTGCTTGCGGCCTTCCTGTGGAAGCGCGTCACAACCGCAGGCGGCGTAGCCTCCATCGCGACGGGCATGGCGGTGACCCTGCTCATCACCGTACTCAACAGCGTGCTCGCCGAACCCCTGCTCGATACCGCCTACATCGTGCTGCCCTCCGCCGGAGCCTCCATCCTTGCCCTGATTGTCGTCTCTCTGCTCACACAACCCGACCCCGAAGAAAAATGGCGCCCCTTCTACACCGAAAGCGGCACCCTGGAGGACGCGATAGAAGAACAGCAGCTGAAGTAG
- a CDS encoding alanine dehydrogenase translates to MPFSSLHYRVIGLARENESPENPGSLEKRVALIPKDVKKLTQAGCSVFVEAGAGEGVGFKDADYVKAGASIQSTDEIYRDKDLLIKFKGPALEHIPLMRPGCTLFCMAHFHSFPERAKLLEAHRITVIAMEHIVEAPKRRKDEEIIGRMAADACLETSIRRNMHNLLNIYILGYRDGMQGMIRRFANQNPHSMSLLQPDQARSEKVGAVRHGLFVIDSTAFPETVEIAARMKPENALLFDVGKFRSEKGKAALRYYKSVHAPALYGLRRIQCLHETGMAGARYGFRLLKEVSPLQKAARDAEATVLGYGNVGMGAIHECYRQGVRKVNILGRFHTKKDRIETWLKRSDVVINGAEQPVELRGKNFLVSNRHLREVMRKGSVLIDLIGGSATNRSPVEPVVECTYLTDPHFEQDGIFVSALWGWPMMGMMKETAVRYSGQIADVLLGDDEHLIGGLTDPVHPGVKPAVVCGPF, encoded by the coding sequence ATGCCTTTTTCTTCGCTGCATTATCGTGTTATTGGCCTGGCCAGGGAAAATGAATCTCCTGAAAACCCCGGATCGCTTGAAAAGCGGGTAGCGCTGATTCCTAAAGACGTGAAAAAGCTGACACAGGCCGGTTGCAGCGTTTTTGTGGAGGCCGGGGCCGGTGAAGGCGTTGGCTTTAAGGATGCCGATTATGTGAAGGCCGGGGCTTCGATCCAATCGACGGACGAGATTTACCGCGACAAGGATTTGCTCATCAAGTTTAAGGGGCCCGCCCTTGAGCACATCCCGCTGATGCGGCCGGGCTGCACGCTGTTTTGCATGGCGCATTTTCACTCTTTTCCGGAGCGGGCGAAGTTACTGGAGGCGCACCGGATTACCGTTATTGCGATGGAGCATATCGTGGAAGCGCCCAAACGCCGCAAGGATGAGGAAATCATCGGGCGTATGGCCGCAGATGCCTGTCTGGAGACATCCATCCGGCGAAACATGCACAATTTGCTCAATATCTACATTCTCGGTTACCGGGACGGCATGCAGGGGATGATCCGGCGCTTTGCCAATCAGAATCCGCATTCGATGTCGTTGCTGCAGCCCGATCAGGCGCGTTCGGAAAAGGTAGGCGCCGTGCGGCATGGTTTGTTTGTAATTGATTCCACAGCCTTTCCCGAAACGGTTGAGATTGCGGCGCGGATGAAGCCTGAGAATGCGCTTCTCTTTGATGTGGGAAAGTTTCGCTCTGAAAAAGGAAAGGCGGCCCTGCGCTATTATAAAAGTGTACATGCACCGGCTCTTTACGGGCTTCGACGGATTCAGTGTTTGCATGAAACAGGAATGGCGGGTGCACGCTACGGCTTCAGGCTGTTGAAGGAGGTGAGTCCGCTGCAGAAAGCGGCAAGGGATGCGGAGGCTACCGTACTCGGGTATGGCAATGTGGGGATGGGGGCAATCCATGAGTGTTACCGGCAGGGGGTGCGTAAGGTGAATATTCTCGGGCGCTTTCATACCAAAAAAGACCGCATTGAAACCTGGCTGAAGCGCTCTGATGTGGTTATCAACGGAGCTGAACAGCCGGTGGAACTAAGGGGGAAGAACTTTCTGGTGAGCAACCGTCATTTGCGGGAGGTTATGCGCAAAGGCAGCGTGCTGATCGATCTGATTGGCGGAAGCGCGACGAACCGCAGCCCGGTTGAGCCGGTGGTGGAGTGTACCTATCTCACGGATCCGCATTTTGAACAGGACGGGATTTTTGTGTCAGCACTCTGGGGATGGCCCATGATGGGTATGATGAAAGAAACGGCGGTGCGGTACAGCGGGCAGATTGCGGATGTGCTGTTAGGCGATGATGAACATCTGATTGGCGGGCTTACGGACCCGGTGCACCCTGGTGTGAAGCCGGCTGTTGTGTGCGGGCCTTTTTAG
- a CDS encoding FmdB family zinc ribbon protein yields MPTYEYIREDGSRFEWLQKMSDAPLTECPQTGQKVRRAIFGGTGVIYKGSGFYNTDYKPKPKASKSASEPSPASADTMTDTPAAATTPAKAE; encoded by the coding sequence ATGCCAACCTACGAATACATTCGCGAAGACGGCAGCCGCTTTGAGTGGCTGCAAAAAATGTCGGACGCCCCGCTCACCGAGTGTCCGCAAACGGGTCAAAAAGTCAGACGCGCCATTTTCGGCGGCACCGGCGTGATTTATAAGGGCAGCGGCTTCTACAACACTGATTACAAGCCCAAGCCCAAAGCCAGCAAGTCCGCGTCAGAGCCATCCCCGGCAAGCGCTGACACCATGACCGATACTCCGGCTGCCGCAACGACTCCTGCGAAAGCCGAATAA
- a CDS encoding GbsR/MarR family transcriptional regulator yields MSANERTREYQNALELFITYWGEMASEWGINKTMSQIYALLFAEPEPMDTDTIMKELNISRGNANMNVRNLIQWGLVHKVNLAGNRKDFFSAEKDLWTTAARIIAERQKREIYPLKKTLTRCLDILQEGKEEDSKTEHFKNRLEGFLSFLALFNDFSEAILPYISEKNTEQIKGIVEMAKVYNMQQAQEQQLEQERRQKAAEVARRKRELAGSSK; encoded by the coding sequence ATGAGCGCCAACGAGCGAACCAGGGAGTATCAAAACGCCCTTGAATTATTTATCACCTACTGGGGTGAGATGGCTTCAGAGTGGGGCATTAACAAAACGATGTCTCAGATTTACGCGCTGTTGTTTGCCGAGCCCGAACCGATGGATACAGACACCATCATGAAAGAGCTGAACATCAGTCGCGGCAATGCAAACATGAATGTGCGTAACCTTATACAGTGGGGGCTTGTGCACAAAGTAAACCTTGCCGGGAACCGTAAAGATTTTTTTTCCGCTGAAAAGGACCTGTGGACGACCGCTGCACGGATTATCGCTGAGCGGCAGAAACGGGAAATATATCCCCTAAAAAAAACCCTTACCCGCTGTTTGGATATCCTGCAGGAGGGTAAAGAGGAAGATAGTAAGACGGAGCACTTCAAGAACCGGCTTGAGGGGTTTCTCAGCTTTCTGGCACTCTTTAATGATTTTTCAGAAGCCATACTGCCCTATATCTCTGAAAAAAACACCGAACAGATTAAAGGGATTGTGGAGATGGCAAAAGTGTATAACATGCAGCAGGCACAGGAGCAGCAGCTTGAGCAGGAACGCAGGCAAAAGGCCGCTGAGGTCGCAAGGCGTAAGCGGGAACTTGCAGGGTCATCAAAATAG
- a CDS encoding pyridoxal phosphate-dependent aminotransferase, whose translation MISKRALALAPSETMKISGMAKEMQQAGKSVVSLSQGEPDFKTPEHICAAAKKAIDDGQHGYTINAGTTGLREAIAEKLKRENELEFTAAEIIVSNGAKQSVGFSLLAVVDEGDEVLIPAPYWVSYPEMTKLAGGVPVVVRTAFENDYKLTPEQLRESLTPKTKVLILCSPSNPTGSCYTADELRALAEVLRDFPNVVVLSDEIYEYIVFDGPHVSMLQVAPWLKERFILVNGFSKGFAMTGWRVGYIAAPKSIAGAVGKIQSQETSAPSTISQFAAEEAYRSEVSAGAVEHMRKAFAERRDFFIDELNQIEGVKCFKPGGAFYAFPNIAAYLGKTSPQGEVIRTSTDLCMYLIEHQGLAIVPGDAFGEPEGVRLSYSASMETLAEGLKRFRTGLAALK comes from the coding sequence ATGATATCCAAAAGAGCCCTTGCCCTTGCCCCTTCCGAAACCATGAAAATCTCCGGCATGGCCAAGGAGATGCAACAGGCCGGCAAGTCGGTTGTATCGCTGAGTCAGGGGGAGCCCGATTTCAAAACCCCCGAACACATCTGTGCCGCAGCGAAAAAAGCTATTGACGATGGTCAGCACGGCTACACCATCAATGCCGGTACAACAGGACTGCGCGAGGCCATTGCCGAGAAGCTGAAGCGCGAAAATGAGCTGGAATTTACCGCAGCTGAAATCATTGTGTCGAACGGCGCCAAACAATCCGTGGGCTTCAGCTTGCTGGCTGTTGTGGATGAGGGTGATGAAGTGCTGATTCCTGCGCCCTACTGGGTGTCCTACCCGGAAATGACCAAGCTGGCCGGTGGCGTACCTGTGGTTGTGCGCACAGCTTTTGAAAACGACTACAAACTCACGCCGGAACAGCTCCGTGAAAGCCTGACCCCGAAAACCAAGGTGCTCATCCTGTGCTCGCCTTCGAACCCCACCGGAAGCTGTTACACGGCGGATGAACTCCGCGCCCTGGCTGAGGTCCTGCGCGATTTCCCGAACGTGGTTGTGCTTTCGGATGAAATCTACGAGTACATCGTCTTCGACGGACCGCACGTGAGCATGCTGCAGGTTGCGCCCTGGCTGAAAGAGCGGTTCATTTTGGTGAACGGCTTTTCTAAGGGATTCGCCATGACCGGCTGGCGGGTGGGCTACATCGCTGCGCCAAAATCCATTGCCGGTGCGGTGGGTAAGATTCAGAGTCAGGAAACTTCTGCGCCGAGCACGATTTCACAGTTTGCCGCGGAAGAAGCCTACCGCAGCGAGGTCTCTGCCGGTGCCGTGGAGCACATGCGCAAAGCCTTTGCCGAACGCCGCGACTTTTTTATTGATGAGCTGAATCAAATCGAAGGCGTGAAGTGCTTTAAGCCGGGCGGCGCGTTCTATGCGTTTCCGAATATTGCGGCCTATCTGGGCAAAACGAGCCCGCAGGGCGAGGTCATCCGCACGAGCACAGACCTTTGCATGTACCTGATTGAACATCAGGGTCTGGCCATTGTGCCGGGGGATGCTTTCGGCGAACCGGAAGGCGTGCGCCTGAGCTACTCGGCTTCAATGGAAACCCTGGCCGAAGGACTCAAACGTTTCCGCACGGGTCTGGCTGCACTGAAGTAA
- a CDS encoding YraN family protein: MTKQNLPAHLELGQKGEDIAVAWLEKNDIRILERNYHFEKAEVDIIAYNGRQIIFVEVKTRSSNHFSEPEDAVTDEKKRSLHKAAGAWLYERKMDGAPVRFDIISVILSSPEADPVVRHFEGAFWQL, translated from the coding sequence TTGACAAAACAGAATCTTCCCGCACACCTTGAACTCGGCCAAAAAGGCGAAGACATTGCTGTTGCCTGGCTCGAAAAAAACGATATCCGGATTTTAGAACGAAACTATCATTTCGAAAAAGCCGAGGTGGATATCATCGCCTACAACGGGCGGCAAATTATTTTTGTAGAGGTTAAAACACGGTCTTCCAATCATTTCAGTGAGCCTGAGGATGCGGTTACCGATGAGAAAAAGCGCTCGCTGCATAAGGCTGCCGGCGCCTGGCTTTATGAACGAAAAATGGACGGTGCACCCGTAAGATTCGATATTATTTCCGTAATTTTAAGTTCACCCGAAGCTGATCCGGTTGTGCGTCATTTTGAGGGGGCTTTCTGGCAGTTGTAG